In Picosynechococcus sp. PCC 7002, the following are encoded in one genomic region:
- a CDS encoding GDSL-type esterase/lipase family protein, with the protein MSEPLFLVANLLCRTPTAVHSVKAIAPQTCVQRASNPTATNLWATATPQYLASPRFRSGAQLYTFRLNALLRGQIQTALKAGASTRLWTNGAPQPTYQQWQQLLSQEVHLAAQYQGRQSLGILLGDSLSLWFPNDLLPASKIWLNQGISGENTSQILARLGTLHGLQADTIYLMAGVNDLKQGVSETTVLNNLRAIIRQLRCQHPESVIVVQSLLPTNHGYLRKDRAIRINQQLQAIASQEGVNYLNLYPLFTDANGGLRSELTTDGLHLSDAGYAQWQGALQRLEDCLAQ; encoded by the coding sequence ATGTCAGAACCGTTATTTTTAGTTGCGAATTTATTATGCCGAACGCCGACTGCTGTTCATTCGGTCAAGGCGATCGCCCCTCAAACCTGTGTCCAAAGGGCAAGCAATCCAACGGCCACCAACCTTTGGGCAACGGCGACACCGCAATATTTAGCGAGCCCTCGCTTTCGTTCCGGGGCGCAACTCTATACTTTTCGTCTCAATGCTTTATTACGGGGACAGATCCAAACTGCCCTTAAGGCAGGGGCAAGTACCCGGCTATGGACAAATGGCGCGCCCCAACCCACCTATCAGCAGTGGCAACAGCTCCTGAGCCAAGAAGTGCACTTGGCGGCCCAATATCAAGGGCGGCAGTCCCTCGGCATTTTGTTGGGGGATTCCCTGAGCCTCTGGTTTCCCAATGACCTTTTACCGGCTTCTAAAATTTGGTTAAACCAAGGGATTTCAGGTGAAAATACGAGTCAAATCCTGGCGCGCCTCGGAACGCTTCATGGCCTCCAGGCAGACACGATTTATCTCATGGCCGGAGTCAATGATCTCAAGCAGGGAGTTTCTGAGACGACGGTACTGAATAATCTGCGGGCAATCATTCGTCAATTGCGCTGCCAACATCCTGAGTCAGTGATCGTCGTACAGTCCCTTTTACCCACGAATCACGGTTATTTACGCAAAGACCGGGCCATTCGTATTAATCAACAACTCCAGGCGATCGCCTCCCAAGAAGGTGTCAACTACCTCAATCTTTATCCTTTATTCACCGACGCTAATGGTGGACTCCGGTCGGAGCTAACCACCGATGGCCTCCACTTGAGCGATGCTGGCTATGCTCAATGGCAGGGAGCTTTACAACGCCTAGAAGATTGTTTGGCCCAATGA
- a CDS encoding cation:proton antiporter — protein sequence MILAAVLLSLVVIYFASKVGGELCSRINLPPVLGELVGGVLVGVSALSLLVFPEGGIEASQSLLMQFLQNTAGLSPEAAPAVFATQSEVISVLAELGVIILLFEIGLESDLQELIKVGPQAAIVAVVGVVAPFAAGTAGLVFLFHLSTVPAIFAGAALTATSIGITAKVLAELGQLTTKEGQIIIGAAVLDDVLGIIVLAVVASLAKTGEVQVVSTIWLIVSAGAFLIGAIIVGRLLSPLFVSLVDGMKTRGQLLTVSVVFAFVLSYIATVIQLEAILGAFAAGLILAETDKRGELEEQVLPVADLFVPIFFVCVGAKTDLSVLNPAVPANREGLIIAAFLIVVAIVGKVITGFTVFGQDQLNKLAIGVGMIPRGEVGLVFAGVGSASGALSESTEAAIIMMVILTTFIAPPFLRLVFKEPQAAIATGETPEKLQ from the coding sequence ATGATTCTGGCTGCGGTGCTACTGAGCCTTGTGGTCATCTACTTTGCGAGTAAAGTGGGCGGAGAGCTTTGTTCCCGCATCAATCTCCCCCCAGTACTGGGCGAATTAGTCGGCGGAGTATTGGTGGGCGTATCTGCCCTGAGTTTACTGGTCTTTCCAGAAGGGGGCATCGAAGCGTCCCAATCACTACTGATGCAATTTCTGCAAAATACAGCCGGTTTAAGTCCAGAGGCAGCCCCGGCAGTGTTTGCCACCCAAAGCGAAGTAATTTCTGTCCTCGCAGAACTAGGGGTCATTATCCTTCTGTTTGAAATTGGTCTTGAATCGGATCTACAAGAATTGATTAAAGTTGGCCCCCAAGCCGCCATTGTCGCCGTGGTTGGGGTTGTGGCACCTTTTGCTGCAGGGACAGCAGGTTTAGTCTTTTTATTCCATCTCAGTACAGTGCCAGCGATTTTTGCGGGGGCAGCCCTCACGGCAACCAGTATCGGGATTACCGCGAAGGTGCTAGCAGAATTGGGTCAACTGACCACCAAAGAAGGACAAATTATCATTGGCGCGGCTGTACTCGATGATGTCCTCGGCATTATTGTCCTCGCTGTGGTTGCAAGCTTGGCGAAAACAGGAGAAGTGCAGGTTGTCAGCACTATCTGGCTCATTGTGAGTGCTGGGGCGTTTCTCATTGGTGCGATTATTGTCGGTCGCCTCCTGAGTCCTTTATTTGTCAGTTTGGTGGATGGGATGAAAACCAGAGGCCAATTGTTAACCGTATCCGTTGTTTTTGCCTTTGTGCTGTCCTACATTGCGACGGTGATCCAACTGGAAGCGATTCTTGGGGCCTTTGCGGCTGGACTGATTTTGGCGGAAACGGATAAACGGGGCGAACTAGAAGAACAAGTATTGCCGGTGGCGGATTTGTTTGTGCCGATCTTTTTTGTGTGCGTCGGGGCAAAAACAGACCTCAGCGTCCTCAACCCGGCGGTTCCGGCCAACCGTGAAGGATTAATTATTGCGGCCTTTTTGATCGTGGTCGCAATTGTCGGTAAGGTCATTACGGGCTTTACCGTCTTCGGCCAAGACCAGTTGAACAAGTTGGCGATTGGGGTAGGCATGATTCCCCGGGGCGAAGTGGGCCTTGTGTTTGCAGGGGTTGGTTCGGCCAGTGGCGCCCTCTCGGAATCGACGGAAGCGGCAATTATTATGATGGTCATCTTGACGACATTTATTGCACCGCCATTTTTGCGTTTGGTCTTTAAGGAACCCCAGGCGGCGATCGCCACTGGAGAGACGCCGGAGAAGCTACAATAA
- a CDS encoding N-acetylmuramoyl-L-alanine amidase: MRFFWFFLTLLTLSTWQLPAWAGQLVFWEFNTQRRQLQFRTNERVQPEAQLIPDPSRLVIDLPGTVLGSSTVNRSYGGKITSVRLGQFAPDVTRLVVELAPGYTLDPEAIRFEGRSPTDWVVNLPEPELIPVAPVAPSTPEIFNNSTNPGNPSNAAPEEAFFNNLVRVTQQGFLVNLDPRPGSRITTDQDGDRLTFTLRDLQLPRSLENQTLDVNRYKVRQIKFEQPSRTEARITLNLEPGSPRWRALYTTYGDGGLVLLPDGGTSSLGGRETGAITVPTQQSVATAQPQQTIVEALELARNSTQLVIRGSDRLQADGGWNRNAGFYQIRINNARLAQPVRGPQWGGDSPISRIAIRQETANTVLVQIEPAEGVQIGSLSQPNAQFLALDLNRPQTASPLFVPPAPTAPPPTTQAVLPNFRPPRSNIMVMIDPGHGGRDPGAVGIGGLQEKNVILPISQEVARILQQSGITARMTRDTDYFVSLEGRTQLANNANADLFVSIHANAISMSRPDVNGLEVYYHQTGKTLAESIHRNIMRRIQMRDRGVRTARFYVLRNTSMPSVLVETGFVTGREDAPRLNDPAFRSQMAQAIAAGILEYIQNNVR; this comes from the coding sequence GTGAGATTTTTCTGGTTTTTTCTGACGCTACTGACGCTATCCACTTGGCAACTACCGGCTTGGGCAGGTCAATTGGTCTTTTGGGAATTTAATACCCAACGACGTCAATTGCAGTTTCGCACCAATGAACGGGTGCAGCCCGAAGCGCAACTGATCCCAGATCCCAGCCGTTTGGTGATTGATTTACCGGGCACTGTCCTGGGAAGCTCTACGGTCAATCGCAGCTATGGCGGCAAAATTACGAGCGTACGGCTAGGTCAGTTTGCGCCAGATGTCACACGGTTGGTGGTGGAATTAGCCCCTGGCTATACCTTAGATCCTGAGGCAATTCGTTTTGAAGGGCGATCGCCGACGGATTGGGTTGTGAATTTACCAGAACCTGAACTCATTCCCGTGGCCCCAGTAGCTCCCAGTACCCCAGAAATTTTTAACAATTCTACCAATCCTGGAAATCCCAGTAACGCCGCTCCAGAAGAAGCTTTTTTTAATAACTTGGTGCGGGTGACCCAACAGGGATTCCTCGTCAACCTGGATCCCCGGCCCGGTAGTCGCATCACCACCGACCAAGATGGCGATCGCCTTACCTTTACCCTGCGGGATTTGCAATTGCCCCGGAGCTTAGAAAATCAGACCCTAGATGTTAACCGCTACAAAGTCCGCCAAATCAAATTTGAGCAACCCAGCCGTACCGAAGCCCGCATTACCTTAAATTTAGAACCCGGTAGCCCTCGGTGGCGCGCGCTGTATACCACCTACGGTGATGGCGGTTTGGTACTGCTTCCGGATGGGGGCACCAGTAGCCTAGGGGGAAGAGAAACCGGGGCGATCACCGTCCCCACCCAACAATCAGTCGCCACAGCTCAACCCCAACAAACCATCGTTGAAGCCCTAGAACTTGCCCGCAACAGTACCCAGTTAGTCATCCGTGGCAGCGATCGCCTCCAGGCCGATGGTGGTTGGAATCGTAACGCCGGCTTCTACCAAATTCGCATTAACAACGCCCGCCTTGCCCAACCTGTGCGTGGCCCCCAGTGGGGGGGAGATAGTCCCATTTCCCGCATTGCCATCCGCCAGGAAACGGCCAATACGGTGCTCGTCCAGATTGAACCCGCCGAGGGGGTACAAATTGGAAGTCTCAGTCAACCCAATGCCCAGTTTCTTGCCCTAGACCTCAATCGTCCCCAAACGGCAAGCCCCCTGTTTGTGCCGCCGGCCCCAACGGCACCGCCCCCCACAACCCAAGCGGTACTGCCAAATTTTCGCCCGCCCCGGAGCAATATTATGGTCATGATCGACCCCGGCCATGGTGGTCGTGATCCCGGTGCTGTGGGGATTGGTGGCCTACAGGAAAAAAACGTGATTCTCCCCATCTCCCAGGAAGTAGCCCGAATTCTGCAACAAAGTGGCATCACTGCCCGAATGACCCGGGATACGGATTATTTCGTCAGCCTAGAAGGACGTACTCAACTGGCTAACAATGCCAACGCCGATTTATTCGTAAGTATCCATGCCAACGCCATCAGCATGAGTCGCCCTGATGTGAACGGTCTAGAGGTGTATTATCACCAGACCGGGAAGACTTTAGCCGAGTCTATTCATCGCAATATTATGCGGCGGATTCAAATGCGAGACCGGGGGGTGAGAACGGCGCGCTTTTATGTATTGCGTAATACATCCATGCCTTCAGTGCTCGTGGAAACAGGTTTTGTCACGGGTCGGGAAGATGCTCCCCGCTTGAATGATCCTGCATTTCGGAGCCAAATGGCCCAGGCGATCGCCGCTGGCATCCTGGAATATATCCAAAACAATGTGCGCTAG
- the murI gene encoding glutamate racemase codes for MGNQQQHPIGIFDSGLGGITVLRALYRQLPQESIIYFADTARLPYGDRSPEELIQYVREILTWMEAQGVKMVVMACNTSSAIALDVIRSEFKTPVLGLILPGARGAVSQGKRIGVIATQATVNSGAYENAILEANPEAAVWQMPCPEFVPLIEANRINDPHTKRIVQKRLQPLLEQGIDTLVYGCTHYRHLSGVIQSILPSHVICVDPAEYVVSATEQELELMGWKNPQSPLPTRFAVSGCPDQFAQSAKGWLGHQPLVEQVDLKNLIMNASPLSITNG; via the coding sequence ATGGGCAACCAACAGCAACACCCCATTGGCATTTTTGACAGTGGCTTGGGGGGCATCACCGTCCTTCGAGCCCTTTACCGACAACTCCCCCAAGAGTCGATTATTTATTTTGCCGATACGGCCCGATTACCCTATGGTGATCGTTCACCTGAAGAGTTGATTCAATATGTGCGCGAAATTCTGACTTGGATGGAAGCCCAAGGGGTGAAGATGGTGGTAATGGCCTGTAATACCAGTTCGGCGATCGCCTTGGATGTGATCCGCTCAGAATTTAAAACCCCCGTTTTAGGACTGATTCTTCCCGGAGCAAGGGGGGCAGTCAGTCAAGGGAAACGCATCGGGGTGATCGCTACCCAGGCCACAGTGAATAGCGGCGCTTACGAAAACGCAATTCTGGAAGCGAACCCAGAGGCGGCGGTGTGGCAAATGCCCTGTCCAGAATTCGTCCCCCTCATTGAGGCCAATCGCATTAATGATCCCCACACGAAACGCATTGTCCAAAAACGTCTGCAACCACTCCTCGAACAGGGCATTGATACCCTGGTTTATGGGTGTACCCACTATCGCCACTTGTCTGGGGTAATTCAATCAATTTTGCCGAGCCATGTGATTTGTGTCGATCCGGCGGAATATGTGGTCAGTGCCACGGAACAGGAATTGGAATTGATGGGTTGGAAAAATCCCCAGTCACCATTACCAACCCGCTTTGCGGTGAGCGGTTGCCCAGACCAGTTTGCCCAATCGGCGAAGGGATGGCTTGGACATCAGCCCCTAGTGGAACAAGTAGACTTAAAAAACCTAATTATGAATGCATCGCCCCTTTCGATCACCAATGGCTAA
- the sds gene encoding solanesyl diphosphate synthase, protein MISATTLFSPVEADLKELSENLTRLISARHPILGAAAEHLFSAGGKRVRPAIVLLASRATLGDRPLTQRHRRLAEITEMIHTASLVHDDVVDEAALRRSVPTVNSLFDNRIAVLAGDFLFAQSSWYLANLDNLTVVKLLSEVIKDFAEGEIQQGLNRFDTGMNLEIYIEKSYYKTASLIGNSAKAAAVLSEVDPEIGDRLYDYGRNLGLAFQIVDDILDFTGSTDVLGKPAGSDLIGGHITAPALFAMEEHPNLTQLIEREFAENGDPEKALEIVRNSNGISRAKELAAHHGQLARHSLECLDPSPSKDALTDLIDYVLGRMY, encoded by the coding sequence ATGATTTCAGCGACTACCCTTTTTTCTCCCGTCGAAGCCGACCTCAAGGAGCTCAGTGAAAATCTGACGCGGCTAATTAGCGCCCGACATCCGATTTTGGGGGCCGCGGCAGAGCATCTGTTTTCTGCGGGGGGGAAACGAGTTCGACCCGCCATTGTGCTTTTGGCCTCCCGGGCAACCCTAGGCGATCGCCCCTTGACCCAGCGGCACCGTCGCCTGGCAGAAATCACCGAAATGATTCACACGGCGAGCCTTGTCCACGACGATGTGGTTGATGAAGCGGCCCTGCGCCGGAGTGTGCCCACCGTGAACAGTCTCTTTGACAATCGCATCGCGGTTTTGGCCGGAGACTTTCTCTTTGCCCAGTCCTCGTGGTATCTCGCGAATTTAGATAATCTCACCGTGGTGAAATTGCTCTCTGAGGTGATCAAAGACTTCGCCGAAGGGGAAATTCAACAGGGGCTGAACCGCTTCGACACCGGAATGAACCTCGAAATTTACATCGAAAAATCCTATTACAAAACAGCGTCATTGATTGGCAATAGTGCCAAAGCGGCGGCTGTTCTCAGTGAGGTTGACCCAGAAATTGGCGATCGCCTCTACGACTATGGCCGCAATTTAGGCTTGGCCTTCCAAATTGTCGATGACATTCTCGACTTCACCGGCTCTACTGATGTTCTGGGGAAACCCGCCGGATCCGATCTGATCGGCGGCCACATTACCGCCCCAGCCCTGTTTGCCATGGAAGAGCATCCCAACCTGACCCAACTGATCGAGCGGGAATTTGCCGAAAACGGCGACCCCGAAAAAGCCCTCGAAATTGTGCGCAACAGTAATGGGATCAGTCGCGCTAAAGAACTTGCGGCCCATCACGGTCAATTGGCTCGCCACAGTTTAGAGTGCCTAGATCCGTCTCCCTCCAAAGATGCCCTCACGGATCTCATTGACTACGTTTTGGGCCGGATGTATTAG
- a CDS encoding DUF2256 domain-containing protein has product MARQRKKADLPTKTCTVCGLPFTWRKKWEKCWDDVKYCSERCRRRRNQG; this is encoded by the coding sequence ATGGCACGACAGCGTAAAAAAGCCGATCTCCCGACAAAAACTTGCACCGTTTGCGGACTGCCGTTTACCTGGCGCAAAAAATGGGAAAAATGCTGGGATGACGTGAAATATTGTTCGGAGCGGTGCCGGCGGCGGCGTAACCAAGGGTAA
- a CDS encoding homocysteine biosynthesis protein, protein MRTIASINEKILAHQAVVWTVSEVKARVAEWGIKKIAETVDVVTTGTFEPMESSGAMLNLGHTDPPIKIRKCWLNGVPAYPGLGAVDIYLGATMMEDPLENEAAEIGDRPLSQKGGGHVIEDLIAGKTVHLHALGHVTDCYPRATWDNTLTKDQINQFYLFNPRNLYQNFIVGVNGGDRPLYTYLGPLQPHLGNAVYACAGAISPLLNDPDLELIGVGSKIFLGGGIGYVAWEGTQHFPLQKRLGNRTPLGPASTLALIGDAKQMDPKWVRGCYFTKYGPSLMLGVGVPLPVLHEEVIAHCAVQDKEIVAPVMDFSIPRRVRPTFGLVSYGQLKTGKLTIEGKTVKVAPVTSLYLADQVAETLKQWIQAGDFTLTEPVATISGDRPFLSQDQWSQRL, encoded by the coding sequence ATGAGAACGATCGCCAGCATCAACGAAAAGATTCTCGCCCACCAGGCCGTTGTCTGGACGGTGTCTGAAGTAAAAGCACGGGTGGCGGAATGGGGCATCAAAAAAATTGCTGAAACCGTTGATGTGGTGACCACAGGTACCTTTGAGCCGATGGAATCTTCGGGGGCAATGCTCAACCTGGGCCATACGGATCCCCCCATTAAAATTCGCAAATGTTGGCTTAATGGGGTGCCCGCTTATCCTGGCCTGGGGGCGGTGGATATTTACCTAGGGGCGACCATGATGGAAGACCCCCTGGAAAATGAAGCGGCGGAAATTGGCGATCGCCCCCTCTCCCAGAAAGGCGGCGGCCATGTCATTGAAGATCTGATCGCAGGTAAAACCGTCCATCTCCATGCCCTAGGCCATGTGACCGATTGTTATCCGCGCGCTACCTGGGACAATACCCTCACGAAAGATCAAATTAATCAGTTTTATCTGTTCAATCCCCGCAATCTTTATCAAAATTTTATTGTGGGCGTTAACGGTGGCGATCGCCCCCTCTATACTTACCTCGGCCCCCTCCAGCCCCATTTGGGAAATGCCGTCTATGCCTGTGCTGGAGCAATTTCTCCTTTGTTAAATGACCCAGATTTAGAGTTGATCGGGGTCGGCAGCAAAATTTTCTTGGGGGGCGGTATTGGTTACGTGGCCTGGGAAGGCACCCAGCATTTTCCCCTCCAGAAACGTCTGGGCAATCGCACACCCCTGGGGCCAGCCTCCACTTTGGCCTTGATCGGCGACGCAAAACAAATGGACCCCAAGTGGGTACGGGGTTGTTATTTCACCAAGTACGGCCCTTCTTTAATGTTGGGTGTGGGGGTGCCCCTGCCAGTTCTCCATGAGGAAGTCATCGCCCACTGTGCTGTCCAAGATAAAGAAATTGTCGCCCCGGTGATGGATTTTTCGATTCCGCGCCGGGTGCGGCCCACCTTTGGTTTGGTGAGCTATGGCCAGCTCAAAACCGGGAAATTAACCATTGAGGGAAAAACCGTAAAAGTTGCTCCGGTCACAAGTCTATATCTCGCGGATCAAGTGGCAGAAACCCTCAAACAATGGATTCAAGCCGGAGATTTTACCCTCACCGAACCCGTGGCGACCATCAGTGGCGATCGCCCCTTTTTGTCCCAAGACCAATGGAGCCAGCGTTTGTAA
- a CDS encoding glutamate-5-semialdehyde dehydrogenase: MASTPPLESSDPITAALQRAHQASLELELLKGSERHLGIEAIATALEANISVILEANTKDLEASREMAVPKLILDWLKLTPERLQKTVRLLRQLPKLPDPLQRVKNATYQISGYQTYSQRMPLGVICLIHEALPELGAIAAGLCLKTANSLVIRGCGDASHTNHLIAEIMQTALADQGLPAGCLESLSSEEGCTVQQLVAQDRYLNLIIPYGRPNMIQQVVQHATTPVLRTTVGNCYLYLAPSGDLELASWVIQDSHNYEPDAVNAIEKVLVCPEQKTSHLISLFKSLQEQDFELRGDASLVEEFPEHLAPIGTEEEWQQAYLEKIVAFKRVPDLAAAITEINCNSGGHADCIVTESYHESRQFSMGLDSALIYINASPCFSRHPLGSDSVFLGVSNQKGNRRGLIGLESFTTIKQVVQGDSTL, translated from the coding sequence ATGGCATCTACTCCCCCGTTAGAGAGCAGTGATCCGATTACGGCAGCCTTGCAGCGGGCCCATCAGGCTTCCCTAGAACTAGAGTTACTCAAAGGTAGTGAACGTCATCTGGGTATTGAGGCGATCGCCACCGCCCTAGAGGCCAATATTTCCGTCATCCTCGAAGCGAATACCAAGGATTTAGAGGCCAGCCGCGAAATGGCCGTGCCGAAGCTGATTCTGGATTGGTTAAAGTTGACCCCCGAACGGCTGCAAAAAACAGTGCGTCTGCTGCGTCAACTGCCAAAACTACCCGATCCGCTGCAACGGGTGAAAAATGCGACCTATCAAATTAGCGGTTACCAGACCTATTCCCAACGGATGCCCCTGGGGGTGATTTGTCTGATCCATGAAGCCTTGCCCGAATTAGGGGCGATCGCCGCTGGACTTTGTTTAAAGACAGCCAATAGCCTCGTGATTCGCGGTTGCGGTGATGCCAGCCATACCAATCATCTGATCGCTGAGATTATGCAAACGGCCCTTGCTGACCAGGGTTTACCCGCAGGCTGTTTAGAATCTCTCTCTTCTGAGGAAGGTTGTACCGTACAACAGCTAGTGGCCCAGGATCGCTACTTGAACCTGATCATTCCCTATGGCCGTCCCAACATGATTCAACAGGTGGTGCAACATGCCACCACCCCTGTCCTGAGAACCACCGTAGGCAATTGCTACCTCTACCTCGCCCCCAGCGGTGATCTGGAATTGGCCAGTTGGGTGATCCAAGACAGCCATAATTACGAACCCGATGCCGTCAATGCCATCGAAAAAGTCCTGGTGTGTCCTGAGCAAAAAACATCCCATTTAATTAGTCTGTTTAAATCCCTCCAAGAACAAGACTTTGAGCTACGGGGAGATGCGTCCCTCGTCGAAGAATTTCCTGAACACCTCGCCCCCATCGGTACCGAAGAAGAATGGCAGCAGGCTTATTTGGAAAAAATTGTGGCGTTTAAACGGGTGCCGGATCTGGCCGCAGCCATCACTGAAATTAATTGCAACTCCGGTGGCCATGCTGATTGTATTGTCACGGAGTCCTACCATGAAAGTCGGCAATTTTCCATGGGACTCGATAGTGCCTTGATCTATATCAATGCCTCCCCTTGTTTTTCGCGTCATCCCTTGGGGAGCGATTCGGTATTTCTTGGGGTCTCGAACCAAAAGGGAAATCGCCGGGGTTTAATTGGCCTCGAAAGTTTTACGACCATTAAACAGGTGGTTCAGGGGGATAGTACCCTCTAG
- a CDS encoding N-acetylmuramoyl-L-alanine amidase, whose protein sequence is MFKAIALSSGIAVALTFPAIAQFPRQSDRLQLVYPPNNHQTSAAQIFLIGSAPAAGTVAINGQPITRSDFGHFAPSLPLAVGQNQITLTYRQPSGQTETKTLTVERLANNTMPPNQLEAPFPAVDIARQADETICFQVQGPAQAQVRVALGGKSFSLQPQTTVTLPSNAAVLTLENEAPAEVFTGTYGGCQRFTQGGNLGQARYQMNVQGQTSTATSPGRIEILDTQNTEAIAVTSLAGVARTGPSTNFSRLTPLPQGTQALVTGKEGDWLRLDYGAWIRASETTPIQGAVTPTTLIRSLRSQTTATETNVIFPLQRPVPVTVSQNDDTFSLTLHQAIAQTDTIYLDDSPIIRRLDWAQLDPETIRYDFRLKTDQQWGHSLRYEGSNLILSLRHPPQLQGNSLRGATIWLDPGHGGAESGALGPTGYPEKAINLLISQKIQKQLEAKGAEVILSRTTDQDLSLGDRQAAIRDLQPTLALSVHYNALPDAGDAENTAGIGMFWYHPQAHDLAQFLHDDLTTQLGRPSYGVFWNNLALTRPQEAPAVLMELGFMINPTEFEWITDPQAQEELAGAIATAVETWLQTKAIAQ, encoded by the coding sequence ATGTTTAAAGCGATCGCCCTCAGTTCTGGTATTGCCGTGGCCCTGACCTTTCCGGCGATCGCCCAGTTTCCCCGCCAAAGCGATCGCCTCCAATTGGTCTACCCCCCAAACAATCACCAAACCAGCGCCGCCCAGATTTTCTTGATTGGCTCAGCCCCAGCGGCGGGCACCGTGGCGATCAATGGTCAACCGATTACCCGGAGTGACTTTGGCCATTTTGCTCCCAGTTTGCCCTTGGCGGTGGGTCAAAACCAAATCACCCTGACCTATCGTCAGCCTTCGGGACAGACGGAAACAAAAACCCTCACCGTTGAGCGTTTGGCGAACAATACAATGCCGCCCAACCAACTCGAAGCCCCTTTCCCGGCGGTGGATATTGCCCGGCAAGCCGACGAGACAATTTGTTTCCAAGTCCAGGGGCCAGCCCAAGCCCAAGTTAGGGTTGCCCTCGGCGGAAAATCTTTTTCCCTACAACCCCAGACCACGGTGACGCTCCCCAGCAATGCCGCCGTCTTAACCCTAGAGAATGAAGCTCCTGCCGAAGTTTTTACGGGAACCTACGGGGGCTGTCAGCGCTTTACCCAAGGCGGGAACCTCGGCCAAGCCCGTTACCAGATGAATGTCCAGGGGCAAACCAGCACCGCCACCAGCCCCGGTCGCATCGAAATTTTAGACACCCAAAATACTGAGGCGATCGCCGTCACCAGTTTAGCAGGGGTGGCCCGCACAGGCCCCAGTACCAATTTTTCCCGCCTCACGCCCTTGCCCCAGGGAACCCAGGCCCTGGTTACTGGCAAAGAAGGGGATTGGTTGCGTTTAGACTATGGCGCTTGGATTCGCGCTTCGGAGACCACACCGATCCAGGGTGCAGTGACGCCGACGACATTGATTCGCAGCCTGCGATCGCAAACCACCGCCACGGAAACAAACGTTATTTTTCCCCTCCAAAGACCCGTACCAGTTACCGTCAGTCAAAATGACGACACCTTTAGCCTGACCCTCCACCAGGCGATCGCCCAAACTGACACCATTTATCTAGATGACAGTCCAATTATCCGCCGCCTCGACTGGGCACAGCTTGATCCAGAAACGATCCGCTATGATTTCCGCCTCAAAACAGACCAACAATGGGGCCATTCACTGCGTTATGAAGGCAGCAATTTAATTTTGTCCCTCCGCCACCCGCCACAACTCCAGGGGAATTCGCTCCGGGGCGCGACCATTTGGCTCGATCCTGGCCATGGGGGGGCTGAATCCGGTGCCTTGGGGCCAACGGGCTACCCTGAAAAAGCAATTAATTTGCTCATTTCCCAAAAAATTCAAAAACAACTGGAAGCCAAGGGCGCGGAAGTGATCCTCAGCCGTACCACGGATCAAGATTTATCCCTAGGCGATCGCCAGGCCGCGATTCGCGACCTCCAGCCCACTTTGGCCCTGTCTGTCCATTACAACGCTCTGCCCGATGCGGGGGACGCGGAAAATACGGCGGGAATCGGGATGTTTTGGTACCATCCCCAGGCCCATGACCTGGCGCAGTTTCTCCACGACGACTTAACGACGCAGTTAGGCCGTCCCAGTTATGGTGTCTTTTGGAATAACCTAGCCCTAACCCGGCCCCAGGAAGCTCCGGCGGTTTTGATGGAGTTGGGTTTTATGATTAATCCCACGGAGTTTGAGTGGATTACCGATCCCCAGGCCCAGGAAGAACTCGCCGGGGCGATCGCCACGGCAGTTGAAACCTGGCTGCAAACCAAGGCGATCGCTCAATAA